In Chthoniobacterales bacterium, one DNA window encodes the following:
- the sulP gene encoding sulfate permease, protein MIAFRPAIVDCLRNYRRPDFFADLSAGLTVGIIALPLAIGFAIASGVTPQQGLWTGVIAGMAVALFGGSRFQIAGPTGAFVPVLFSIVAAHGYNGLALATLMAGVMLIILGVLKMGRLLKFFPYPVIAGFTSGIAVIIFFGQLNEFLGLGLKMPEHVPHQIAALASHLGGINFYALATGALALAILIFWPRLTKRIPASIVAVIVTALVVKLGHWPVATIGSKFGGIPAGLPGFHFPAITLDAMRDLMVPAFTIAALGAIESLLSAVVADGMADTRHDPNQELFAQGIANILCPMAGGIAATGAIARTAANIRSGARSPVAGVVHCLVLLVVALVAAPLAGYIPLAALSAILLLVAARMVEWHTVIELWRGPRSDFAVMLAAFGLTVIFDLTIGVGAGLIMAVMLFLRQMEEVSHIRLVTQESEPEGEGSHGIRGKDVPEGVILFRIEGPLFFAAAENLEQALRLSGGEPKIVIFRMRNVPAMDASGLHAFEVAIGKLHRDGVKVFLTAVQPQPMKVMFESGLMDRLGPQKFCADTDEALARARRILAEENAVAVVG, encoded by the coding sequence TTGATCGCGTTTCGTCCAGCAATCGTCGATTGTCTCCGAAATTATCGCAGGCCGGATTTTTTTGCGGATCTGTCTGCCGGGCTCACGGTGGGAATTATAGCTCTGCCGCTGGCCATCGGATTTGCCATCGCGTCGGGAGTGACGCCGCAACAAGGTCTCTGGACAGGTGTCATCGCGGGGATGGCGGTGGCATTATTCGGCGGTTCGCGCTTTCAGATTGCCGGGCCGACTGGAGCGTTCGTGCCCGTGCTTTTCTCCATTGTGGCCGCGCACGGTTACAACGGTCTCGCCCTCGCCACACTAATGGCCGGAGTAATGTTGATCATTCTCGGGGTGCTGAAGATGGGTCGGCTGCTTAAATTTTTCCCGTATCCTGTGATTGCGGGGTTTACGAGTGGAATCGCCGTTATTATTTTCTTCGGGCAGCTCAATGAATTTCTCGGGCTCGGACTGAAAATGCCAGAGCACGTGCCTCATCAGATCGCTGCCCTAGCGTCTCATCTGGGCGGCATCAATTTCTATGCGCTGGCCACCGGGGCACTGGCACTGGCCATCCTGATTTTCTGGCCGCGCCTCACCAAACGCATTCCGGCGAGCATTGTGGCGGTTATCGTTACAGCTCTAGTGGTCAAATTAGGCCACTGGCCAGTGGCCACCATCGGGAGCAAATTTGGTGGCATTCCCGCAGGACTGCCGGGCTTTCATTTTCCTGCGATCACGCTGGATGCCATGCGCGACCTGATGGTGCCTGCATTTACGATTGCGGCATTGGGTGCGATCGAATCGCTGCTTTCGGCCGTCGTGGCGGACGGCATGGCGGATACCCGGCACGATCCGAATCAAGAGCTTTTTGCCCAGGGCATTGCCAATATTTTATGTCCGATGGCGGGCGGCATCGCGGCCACTGGGGCGATTGCCCGGACGGCAGCCAACATCCGCAGCGGGGCGCGAAGCCCTGTCGCCGGAGTAGTCCATTGCCTGGTCTTGCTGGTGGTGGCGCTCGTGGCGGCACCCTTGGCGGGTTACATTCCACTGGCGGCACTAAGCGCCATCCTGCTCCTGGTCGCGGCTCGCATGGTGGAATGGCATACGGTGATTGAGCTTTGGCGCGGCCCGAGAAGTGATTTCGCGGTCATGCTGGCGGCCTTCGGCTTAACCGTAATTTTCGATCTCACCATCGGCGTCGGGGCAGGTCTAATCATGGCGGTGATGCTCTTCCTGCGCCAGATGGAGGAGGTGTCGCATATCCGGTTGGTCACTCAGGAAAGCGAACCTGAGGGAGAGGGAAGCCACGGGATTCGTGGGAAAGACGTGCCTGAAGGAGTCATTCTTTTTAGGATCGAGGGGCCGCTCTTTTTCGCAGCCGCAGAGAATCTGGAGCAGGCCTTGCGCCTTTCTGGTGGTGAGCCAAAAATCGTGATTTTTCGAATGCGCAACGTCCCGGCAATGGACGCAAGCGGCCTGCATGCTTTTGAAGTAGCCATCGGAAAATTGCACCGCGACGGGGTGAAAGTTTTCCTGACGGCCGTGCAGCCGCAACCGATGAAGGTGATGTTTGAATCCGGGTTGATGGACCGTCTCGGCCCCCAAAAATTCTGCGCGGATACTGATGAAGCCCTTGCCCGCGCCCGCCGGATATTGGCGGAGGAAAATGCGGTGGCGGTTGTGGGCTAG